A part of Chanos chanos chromosome 9, fChaCha1.1, whole genome shotgun sequence genomic DNA contains:
- the pex10 gene encoding peroxisome biogenesis factor 10 isoform X1: protein MVIMLLTPANQPQLIRSCQKDEYYQHGLRNHANEVFQTFAGSKRWLQWRKEIELVSDLAYYALTTMSGYQTLGEEYVNIVQVDPTQRKLPSRLRRGAFIFFHTFVPYALNKTLVCLENELEADDPDRSLYAPVPWSPMSYVKNWIQKAVRLLTESQRKSLIPLIFAVQQGITILHRVHVTLFYISGTFYHLSKRTAGISYLKVQNIADNDQALRTNYRLLGAVSLLQLTLSLILQLNNLRQRQRARQEWKQHRSLPSSLQLVAESPSSPASRCILCLEERRHSTITPCGHLFCWECITDWCNTKADCPLCREKVQPHRLVYLRSYK from the exons ATGGTCATAATGTTGCTGACTCCTGCAAATCAACCACAATTAATCCGTTCCTGTCAAAAGGATGAATACTACCAACACGGTCTTAGGAATCACGCGAACGAAGTCTTTCAAACGTTTGCAG GATCTAAACGATGGCTGCAGTGGAGAAAAGAAATTGAACTGGTGTCAGACCTTGCATACTATGCTCTAACCACAATGTCAG GTTATCAGACATTAGGTGAGGAGTATGTCAACATTGTTCAAGTTGATCCAACGCAACGGAAGTTACCCTCCCGTCTCCGACGAGGAGCTTTCATATTTTTCCACACCTTTGTGCCTTATGCTCTGAACAAAACCCTGGTTTGTCTGGAGAATGAACTGGAGGCAGATGACCCTGACAGATCTCTGTATGCCCCTGTACCTTGGAGTCCAATGTCTTATGTGAAAAACTGGATCCAGAAAGCTGTAAGATTATTGACTGAATCACAAAGGAAGTCCTTAATACCTCTGATCTTTGCTGTACAACAAGGAATCACCATTTTACACAGGGTGCATGTGACTCTTTTCTACATCAGTGGTACCTTTTACCACCTGAGCAAGAGAACTGCAGGCATTAGCTAT TTGAAAGTGCAGAATATTGCAGACAATGACCAGGCCCTGAGAACCAACTACCGCCTCCTGGGAGCGGTGTCCCTGCTGCAGCTGACTCTAAGTCTGATACTGCAGCTCAATAACCTgcggcagagacagagagcaaggcaGGAGTGGAAACAACACAGGAGCCTGCCCTCCAG tCTCCAGCTGGTTGCTGAGTCTCCATCATCACCTGCCTCTCGCTGTATCTTGTGCCTGGAGGAGAGAAGACATTCCACCATCACACCCTGTGGACATCTCTTTTGCTGGGAGTGCATCACTGACTGGTGTAACACGAAG GCAGACTGCCCGCTGTGTCGAGAGAAAGTCCAGCCTCACAGACTGGTTTACCTGAGAAGTTACAAGTAG
- the pex10 gene encoding peroxisome biogenesis factor 10 isoform X2, with protein MVIMLLTPANQPQLIRSCQKDEYYQHGLRNHANEVFQTFAGSKRWLQWRKEIELVSDLAYYALTTMSGYQTLGEEYVNIVQVDPTQRKLPSRLRRGAFIFFHTFVPYALNKTLVCLENELEADDPDRSLYAPVPWSPMSYVKNWIQKAVRLLTESQRKSLIPLIFAVQQGITILHRVHVTLFYISGTFYHLSKRTAGISYLKVQNIADNDQALRTNYRLLGAVSLLQLTLSLILQLNNLRQRQRARQEWKQHRSLLQLVAESPSSPASRCILCLEERRHSTITPCGHLFCWECITDWCNTKADCPLCREKVQPHRLVYLRSYK; from the exons ATGGTCATAATGTTGCTGACTCCTGCAAATCAACCACAATTAATCCGTTCCTGTCAAAAGGATGAATACTACCAACACGGTCTTAGGAATCACGCGAACGAAGTCTTTCAAACGTTTGCAG GATCTAAACGATGGCTGCAGTGGAGAAAAGAAATTGAACTGGTGTCAGACCTTGCATACTATGCTCTAACCACAATGTCAG GTTATCAGACATTAGGTGAGGAGTATGTCAACATTGTTCAAGTTGATCCAACGCAACGGAAGTTACCCTCCCGTCTCCGACGAGGAGCTTTCATATTTTTCCACACCTTTGTGCCTTATGCTCTGAACAAAACCCTGGTTTGTCTGGAGAATGAACTGGAGGCAGATGACCCTGACAGATCTCTGTATGCCCCTGTACCTTGGAGTCCAATGTCTTATGTGAAAAACTGGATCCAGAAAGCTGTAAGATTATTGACTGAATCACAAAGGAAGTCCTTAATACCTCTGATCTTTGCTGTACAACAAGGAATCACCATTTTACACAGGGTGCATGTGACTCTTTTCTACATCAGTGGTACCTTTTACCACCTGAGCAAGAGAACTGCAGGCATTAGCTAT TTGAAAGTGCAGAATATTGCAGACAATGACCAGGCCCTGAGAACCAACTACCGCCTCCTGGGAGCGGTGTCCCTGCTGCAGCTGACTCTAAGTCTGATACTGCAGCTCAATAACCTgcggcagagacagagagcaaggcaGGAGTGGAAACAACACAGGAGCCT tCTCCAGCTGGTTGCTGAGTCTCCATCATCACCTGCCTCTCGCTGTATCTTGTGCCTGGAGGAGAGAAGACATTCCACCATCACACCCTGTGGACATCTCTTTTGCTGGGAGTGCATCACTGACTGGTGTAACACGAAG GCAGACTGCCCGCTGTGTCGAGAGAAAGTCCAGCCTCACAGACTGGTTTACCTGAGAAGTTACAAGTAG